The genome window AAAGCAATCACACTGAACTTAAGATCAATTCACTTTCGCCTTTAGTGACGCTACGATAAGAATTGGCGTGTTCTTTGAGATTGCTTAACAACACTAAAAATGTTGGCAAGCATCGACAGAACAGCTACAGCAAATATTGTCCCATAATTTTggcaaatagaaaaaaaatctaaaaaaaacatttaagtaaaaaaaaagccagaattcccgctgcccgctgtttgcaattttttcaattaaatggtAATGCTATTTGAAAAAAGCCAGTTTTGACGGGAAAAAAGCGACTCTGGCAACACTTCCAAGTTGaaagatacattttttttaaatatactaaataaaaaacgaaaaaagaagcacactcaaaatacaaaaaactattttaaagaTACCAAGCTActacaatattaaattgtttatccaacaatattaaataaaatattgtagcaataagtataaaaatatatggcATAACATatccaacaacaataatattagAAGCATGAAAAGTTATGAGCTCACAATCCATGTCcataattttgttataaaaCATACACTCAAATGCCCACTTAACAGGAAAACCAGCTAATATAACTACCTCCCAACCAACCAcacaaaagttttgtttgctaaccaaattttcagttgctgctgcacgtTTTGGGTATCAATTATCCTGGTACTTGCAACGGTGTAATaatgtggttgctgttgctcttgttgttgtccataCTCACCGTGTGGAGCGTGGTTAATtgagtttaaatatttaatgcttcGAAACTTAGGTATTTACGCATTATAACTTTATGGCTGAGACTATTTAGCACTTTCAAATGTTGGCGGTCGTTTCAAATAATGTTACATTCACATTGCAACGGCGACATGCACACCATTTTAACAGAGGCAACAGTCTCTGTTTTCGTTAACAGCTCCGCTCAGCTGTTTTGGCAAAATGTGTGCTGTTTTGATGTTATTTAACAATGTGGTGTTGTCGCAAACGACAAGAAAATTCCTAGAAActtacatacaaataaaaacttcTTAACAATGTTGACAATACGCGCAGCTTTGCCGTGTGCTAAACAATTTGCCGCTGTCTTGGCAAATACagctcgcacacacacgcgtTACGCAGCCTTCCTTCAACCACAAGTGCAACTGAAGCAGCAAAATCAGCACAAAATCCGATTGTATGCAACACAGCAGCCAACCCCGAGTGCTAAAAATGCAGAGACTACCTTGCAACGTGTGTACTACGGCAGCTTGGCTCCACGAATGAAGCTGGTCAAATTATTCTCACTTACCACCAGCTTTGCCGGCATCGCAGCGCAACCAATTCTAATGGAACAGGGCTTGAAGATTGGCGGCACCGGAATGGCTGTCTTGCTATGTACCGTTGGTGGCTTCTTTACGTTCGTAAcaccgctgctgttgcactttgTTACCAAGAAATACGTAACGGAGCTGCACTACAATCAAGCGACGGATGAATACACCGCCACAACAATATCGCTTATTCTGACAAAGATTCAGGTAACATCCGAACACAATGTTTCCTTAGCAATTCgttaataattcatattttaacaGACAACGTTTCGGCCCAGTGATGTTGTTGTACCCGAGGTGCCTGGAATGTTTACTTCGTTCACAGTAAACAAGCGTCCGTTGTTCGTTGATCCAGCCCTGTTCGATGATCCCGAGCACTATGTGCGCATAATGGGCTATGATAAGCCCatagattttaaattaaatgtaccAGCTGAGCCGGAGCAAgcgaaaaagaaatagaaataaaccAAATGTCTGTTTCGAATTgtattttcatcattttctttctattcgaaatttgtattcaaaattTCCCGAAAATCTGAATATACCAcattcaaatactttaaaacgGGTTGGCAGTGCTACGGCTCACGTGCTGCTAAGTAATTTAAcgaattaattaaactttgtaattttttta of Drosophila nasuta strain 15112-1781.00 chromosome 3, ASM2355853v1, whole genome shotgun sequence contains these proteins:
- the LOC132792509 gene encoding transmembrane protein 70 homolog, mitochondrial, yielding MLTIRAALPCAKQFAAVLANTARTHTRYAAFLQPQVQLKQQNQHKIRLYATQQPTPSAKNAETTLQRVYYGSLAPRMKLVKLFSLTTSFAGIAAQPILMEQGLKIGGTGMAVLLCTVGGFFTFVTPLLLHFVTKKYVTELHYNQATDEYTATTISLILTKIQTTFRPSDVVVPEVPGMFTSFTVNKRPLFVDPALFDDPEHYVRIMGYDKPIDFKLNVPAEPEQAKKK